CTTGCGGGTGCCGCGCGCCCAGTAATCCTTCCGGAACTGCTGGTTGCCGATGAAATCGTAGACCGTTTCCCGGAAGGTCGAATCCTCGATTTCCTTGATCAGCGCCAGCTGGTCGGCGCTGCAGTTCAGTGCGGGGAGCTGCCGCAGGTAATCCGCGCTGGCCGCGAAGCCGAGTTTCGCCGTTTCCATGTGGCCGGCGATTTCACTGAACAGCATGGGCTTCCATTCGCTGTTGAAATATTCGTGGGCAAGGTAGCTTTTTGGCTGCGCTTTCATGCTGGTGAGACGCTGGGCGATCTGGGGATTGGCGGCACTGAACTTGGGATTGGTTGCCAGCAGGCGTTCCGCGAACGCCACCGATTGTTCGACCCGCTTCAGGATATTGCTGCCGGGCGAGCACATCACCTGGTCGTATTGCGAAATCAGGTCGCGCAGCGGCACCATCGGCGCCCAGCCCGGCTGCGTGTTGTAGCTGATGAAGGCCACGCCGCCCACTTTCAGCTTGCGCGAGATAAAGTCCAGGATGATGCGGCGGTTGCTCTCCGAGACCCAGCTCCAGATGCCGTGCAGGCCGATGAAATCGAAATCCGGCAAGTCGTCGCGGCTGCAGAACTGTTCGAACGACTGGTCGAACAGGTGGGCGGGCGTACCCGAGGCACGCGCCAGTTCCTGCGCGAACGCCGCATGCGACGGATTGAAATCGGTACCGTACCAGTCGATTTCCGATGCCGCGGCATGCACGTTGATGCCCAGGCCCTGGCCGAAGCCCAGTTCGCACGCCGTGCGGATTTCCGGTACCGCGGTACCACCGTTCAACAGGGCCAGGCCCAGGCGCAAAGGGTTCAACTCCGGATAGACCCCGTAGGTGTATCCAACTTCGGAGACATAACCGGCAGACCATGTGGACATGCAACCCCCTTCAAGTTGATATCGATTTCCTTATTTTATAGGCAAGTGCCGTGTTGCTGAAAAATTTACTGCCCGATCCACCAGGGCAAAATTAATTGGCAGCAATGCGATTATTAATGGGCAATGTGGCAGGTTACCCATGCCCTCAAAACTGTTTTTCCTTCCCGGCGCCCTCGGGCGGATGGATTTTTGGATACCGGTTGCCGAACTCGTTCGTCACCGTGCGGAAAAAATCCACGTCGGATGGCCCGGATTCGGTCCTATTCCGCCTGAGCGCGATGTACACGGTCTCGACGACCTGGTCGGCAAGGTCGTTTCCAGAGTGGATGCGCCGTCGGCGCTTGTCGCGCAATCGATGGGCGGCGTCATTGCGATCCGCGTGGCGCTGGCCCGTCCGG
Above is a window of Pseudoduganella dura DNA encoding:
- a CDS encoding alpha/beta fold hydrolase, giving the protein MPSKLFFLPGALGRMDFWIPVAELVRHRAEKIHVGWPGFGPIPPERDVHGLDDLVGKVVSRVDAPSALVAQSMGGVIAIRVALARPDLVTHLILAATSGGMDVTGLGAEDWRPFVRSDHPALPGWFLDDREDLTERLSELRMPVLLLWGE
- a CDS encoding class I SAM-dependent methyltransferase produces the protein MSTWSAGYVSEVGYTYGVYPELNPLRLGLALLNGGTAVPEIRTACELGFGQGLGINVHAAASEIDWYGTDFNPSHAAFAQELARASGTPAHLFDQSFEQFCSRDDLPDFDFIGLHGIWSWVSESNRRIILDFISRKLKVGGVAFISYNTQPGWAPMVPLRDLISQYDQVMCSPGSNILKRVEQSVAFAERLLATNPKFSAANPQIAQRLTSMKAQPKSYLAHEYFNSEWKPMLFSEIAGHMETAKLGFAASADYLRQLPALNCSADQLALIKEIEDSTFRETVYDFIGNQQFRKDYWARGTRKLTTQERAQQLRRQRVVLTTPAKKVPTTIKTVAGDVTLHEAIYRPILDALADHRPKSIAELEQACGEVKFANLTEAVFILIGAGQVHAAQSNEVVARVRPRTDKLNARLCEFAIQNGDIGQLASPVTGGGIVVNRFQQLFLLARRRGISQPEQWPRFVHDVLTSQNERLLKNGEQFSAEEQLAELTRVATVFNEEFLPMYQGLGIA